One window of Mauremys reevesii isolate NIE-2019 linkage group 4, ASM1616193v1, whole genome shotgun sequence genomic DNA carries:
- the LOC120402912 gene encoding jerky protein homolog-like — protein MASSRKRKRVTLSIDTKLEILKKLDSGVSLSNIAVEYGIGKSTITDIRKSQEKIKQFAKEAKDNGTVKSRCIVRKAADDAFDKAMHLWFAQERSKGTPISGVMVTEKAKILYREMYPDKGENHFKASTGWLCRFKNRHGIRQLRMQEEFLTSDWNAAGVFKNIFKSFIEQHELTRDQVFNCDETGLYWRLLPNETLADNSEKQGKNFKSSKDRVTLMATANASGDFRLPLVFIHKKAKPRCFANVTMSALPVHYYSQRCAWMDKGIFSDWFFKHFVPLVKDYLTSKSLPIRAVLLMDNAPSHPAIENLLTEDGSIRCLFLPRNVTSLIQRMDRSILENMKCRYKRNLLQRLLLGSMQFESYTDFCKQLTIKDAVYMCAESWSEITSESLRRSWNTLWRCIDNTEPDNLENNEQMEINQLDFSEERQLLDITMEEQEEWLNADKHENGHPILSDHEIIELVRETAQPDSDSDKEGENAKKIPHMQAEECFTACLQWLEQQPEATPINLMMLHKLRTLAAKKLVSNLKQSTIKDFFKST, from the coding sequence ATGGCAAGCAGTAGGAAGCGCAAACGTGTCACGCTTTCAATTGACACAAAActagaaatattaaaaaaactcGACAGTGGTGTTAGCCTCAGCAACATAGCAGTAGAATATGGTATCGGGAAATCAACCATCACAGATATTCGGAAAAGCCaggaaaaaataaagcaatttgcAAAAGAAGCCAAAGACAACGGGACAGTAAAAAGCAGGTGTATTGTGCGCAAGGCTGCTGATGATGCTTTTGATAAGGCAATGCATCTGTGGTTTGCACAAGAGAGATCAAAAGGCACTCCTATAAGTGGCGTCATGGTTACAGAGAAGGCAAAGATACTCTACCGAGAAATGTATCCAGACAAAGGTGAGAACCATTTTAAAGCAAGCACAGGGTGGCTTTGTCGGTTCAAAAATCGGCATGGAATACGGCAGTTGAGGATGCAAGAAGAGTTTCTAACAAGTGACTGGAATGCTGCTGgtgtatttaaaaacattttcaaatcaTTTATTGAACAGCACGAACTTACCCGGGACCAAGTGTTTAACTGCGACGAGACGGGCTTGTATTGGCGCCTGCTTCCAAACGAGACTCTGGCAGACAATTCAGAAAAACAGGGGAAGAATTTCAAATCTAGTAAAGATCGGGTCACGCTGATGGCTACTGCTAACGCAAGCGGGGATTTCCGTCTCCCATTGGTGTTCATTCATAAAAAGGCGAAACCTCGCTGCTTTGCAAACGTCACTATGTCAGCTCTACCTGTCCATTACTACAGCCAGCGCTGTGCTTGGATGGATAAAGGCAttttctctgactggttttttaaACACTTTGTTCCACTCGTGAAGGACTACCTTACCTCAAAATCGTTACCTATCCGAGCTGTGCTACTGATGGACAATGCTCCATCTCACCCTGCCATTGAAAATCTATTGACGGAAGATGGAAGCATTCGTTGTTTGTTTTTGCCACGAAATGTCACCAGCCTCATTCAGCGAATGGACCGAAGCATTCTGGAAAACATGAAATGTCGATACAAGCGAAACCTCTTACAGCGATTATTACTGGGATCAATGCAATTTGAATCTTACACAGATTTTTGTAAACAGCTGACAATCAAAGATGCTGTCTACATGTGTGCCGAATCCTGGAGTGAGATTACCTCTGAGTCTTTGAGACGCTCATGGAATACACTTTGGCGGTGTATTGATAACACTGAACCAGATAATTTGGAAAACAATGAGCAGATGGAAATAAATCAACTAGATTTTTCTGAAGAGCGACAGCTTTTGGATATCACCATGGAGGAACAGGAGGAATGGCTAAATGCAGATAAACATGAGAATGGACACCCTATTCTTAGTGACCATGAGATAATTGAATTGGTACGAGAAACAGCACAACCGGACAGTGACAGCGACAAGGAGGGGGAGAACGCCAAGAAGATCCCACACATGCAAGCAGAAGAGTGCTTCACTGCCTGTCTTCAATGGCTTGAACAACAGCCTGAAGCCACACCAATTAACCTAATGATGCTTCACAAGCTACGCACCTTGGCAGCAAAAAAGCTTGTTAGCAACCTCAAGCAAAGTACGATTAAAGATTTTTTCAAGTCTACATAG